In a genomic window of Carassius carassius chromosome 43, fCarCar2.1, whole genome shotgun sequence:
- the LOC132124972 gene encoding probable polypeptide N-acetylgalactosaminyltransferase 8 produces the protein MKIAARVVCLLVIAVVVYSLVYMSFIRQVRNSDNRLQRPEDLEILRRLKRIEDQVYKIAKIIKVKNQEAVVEQKITKKKLYPQSPLFRSWGAELTEEEQMEAERQFQEFGYNAFLSNRLPLNRTIPDTRSIRCTVKIYPKDLPTISVILIYFNEALSVIKRAIRSIIDKTPAHLLKEIVLVDDHSSNEDLQLALDEYIDLINKDNPGLIKKVRHKVQMGLAKARISGWEAATGQVIAILDAHIEVQLEWAEPLLARIKADRTVVVSPVFDNVLFDTLEVTEYIPSAHAFDWNLWCMYESFQPEWYKNNDPSVPGKSPSIMGILVADRQFLGEIGVLDEGMTIYGGENVELAIRVWLCGGSIEVVPCSKIAHIEREHKPYSLDLSKPMIRNALRLAEIWLDEYKSNVNIAWNLPLKNHGIDIGDVTERKKLREKLKCKPFKWYLENVYPLLDSWEDIIGYGALKNDLQTTYCVDQGEVPGSVPILYECHYYDPQHCYYNRNGEVYIGGIKSHTYNSNRCLMDPGSGNTPALHDCKNAKEKGLNIYWDFSQGNAIRNRNTNRCLEIGQGEDSYYRLILQTCTGQKWTIQHVIKDFQKEVSQK, from the exons ATGAAGATTGCAGCAAGAGTGGTTTGTTTGTTAGTTATTGCTGTAGTAGTTTACAGTCTTGTGTACATGTCATTTATCAGACAGGTGAGGAATAGTGACAACAGGTTACAAAGGCCAGAAGATCTGGAGATTCTCAGAAGATTGAAGAGAATAGAAGATCAAGTTTATAAAATAG CCAAAATAATAAAGGTCAAAAATCAAGAGGCTGTTGTGGAACAGAAAATCACAAAAAAGAAGTTGTATCCACAATCACCTCTCTTCCGTTCATGGGGAGCCGAACTCACAGAAGAAGAACAAATGGAAGCAGAGAGGCAGTTTCAGGAATTTGGATACAACGCGTTCCTCAGTAACAGATTACCACTGAACAGAACAATCCCTGATACTCGAAGCATCAG atgtACTGTGAAGATCTACCCTAAGGACCTGCCAACCATAAGTGTGATTCTGATCTACTTTAATGAGGCTCTTTCAGTCATTAAAAGGGCAATCCGCAGCATCATCGACAAAACTCCTGCTCATTTGCTAAAGGAGATCGTCCTGGTGGACGACCACAGCTCCAATG AGGATCTGCAATTGGCTCTAGATGAATATATTGATCTAATTAATAAAGACAACCCTGGTTTAATCAAGAAAGTGAGACACAAAGTGCAGATGGGGCTTGCCAAGGCCAGAATCTCAGGCTGGGAAGCGGCCACAGGTCAGGTGATAGCCATTCTGGACGCGCACATTGAAGTTCAATTGGAATG GGCAGAGCCACTACTTGCAAGAATCAAAGCAGACAGGACAGTAGTGGTGTCACCAGTGTTTGACAATGTGCTTTTTGACACACTGGAGGTTACTGAGTATATTCCATCTGCTCATGCATTCGACTGGAACCTCTGGTGCATGTACGAGTCCTTCCAGCCAGAATGGTACAAAAACAACGACCCATCAGTACCAGGGAA GAGTCCCTCAATCATGGGTATTCTTGTCGCTGATCGTCAATTCCTGGGAGAAATTGGAGTTTTGGATGAAGGAATGACAATTTATGGTGGTGAAAATGTTGAACTTGCAATACGT GTCTGGCTCTGCGGTGGAAGTATTGAAGTGGTGCCATGTTCTAAGATCGCACACATTGAAAGAGAACATAAGCCATATTCACTAGATCTCAGCAAACCCATGATTCGAAACGCCCTGAGACTTGCTGAAATCTGGCTGGATGAATATAAATCAAATGTGAATATTGCTTGGAATCTCCCTCTTAAG AATCATGGGATTGATATTGGTGATGTAACCGAACGAAAAAAGTTAAGAGAGAAACTCAAATGTAAGCCCTTCAAATGGTATCTGGAAAATGTATATCCTCTTCTAGACAGCTGGGAAGACATAATTGGTTATGGTGCG CTGAAGAATGACCTCCAGACAACTTACTGTGTTGATCAAGGTGAAGTTCCTGGAAGTGTCCCTATTCTGTATGAATGTCATTACTATGACCCTCAG CATTGTTATTACAACCGTAATGGAGAGGTCTACATTGGAGGCATCAAATCCCACACGTATAACTCTAACCGTTGTCTAATGGATCCTGGTAGTGGAAATACACCAGCGCTGCATGACTGTAAAAATGCCAAGGAGAAAGGATTAAATATATACTGGGACTTTTCTCAG GGAAATGCAATaaggaacagaaacacaaatcGATGTCTTGAGATCGGACAAGGAGAGGATTCCTACTATCGTCTTATTTTGCAAACATGCACCGGACAGAAATGGACTATACAGCATGTTATCAAAGACTTTCAAAAGGAAGTTTCACAGAAGTGA
- the ndufa9a gene encoding NADH dehydrogenase [ubiquinone] 1 alpha subcomplex subunit 9, mitochondrial: MAAVALICRPAGVLPKLSGACSPVLLSAGPVTVQHRKIHHAVVPRGKGGRSSFSGVAATVFGATGFLGRYVVNRLGRIGSQIVIPHRCDQYDLMYLRPMGDLGQILFMEWDARDKESIKRAISHSNVVINLVGREWETSNYKFEDVFVSIPQQIARAAREAGIKKFIHMSHLNADIRSPSKYLRNKAVGEAVVREEFPDAIIMKPSECFGREDRFLNHFANMRWFGKAVPLIAMGKQTVKQPVHVVDVAKAIVSAIKDPDANGKTYALVGPNRYLLHDLVEYIYALAHRPYLAYPIPRPLYHLIARFFEMNPFEPWTTRDKVDRFHTTDMKYLDLPGLEDLGITPSSIEQKAIETLRRHRRYRYLDAEIGETKPAKTVSY, translated from the exons ATGGCGGCTGTCGCTCTGATTTGCCGTCCTGCGGGTGTCCTTCCCAAGCTCTCAG GTGCCTGTTCTCCGGTTTTGCTGTCAGCTGGTCCTGTGACGGTTCAGCACAGGAAGATCCATCATGCCGTGGTGCCCCGAGGAAAAGGAGGCCGCTCATCTTTCAGTGGAGTAGCAGCAACAGTGTTTGGAGCCACTGGCTTTCTGGGGAGATATGTCGTCAACCGACTCG GACGTATTGGCTCCCAGATCGTGATTCCTCACCGATGTGACCAGTACGATCTCATGTACCTCAGACCTATGGGTGATCTAGGCCAGATCCTCTTTATG GAATGGGATGCAAGGGATAAGGAATCGATCAAAAGAGCGATTTCTCACTCCAACGTTGTAATCAACCTCGTGGGAAGAGAGTGGGAGACCAG cAACTACAAGTTTGAAGACGTCTTCGTCTCCATCCCCCAGCAGATCGCAAGGGCAGCTCGTGAAGCCGGAATCAAAAAGTTCATCCATATGTCCCATCTCAACGCAGATATCCGCAGCCCTTCCAAGTACCTAAGGAATAAG GCTGTAGGTGAGGCAGTGGTTCGGGAAGAGTTTCCTGACGCCATCATTATGAAACCTTCGGAGTGCTTCGGAAGAGAGGATAGGTTCTTGAACCACTTTGCTA ACATGCGTTGGTTTGGCAAAGCTGTTCCTCTCATTGCAATGGGCAAGCAGACAGTCAAACAGCCTGTTCAT gtgGTGGATGTGGCCAAAGCCATTGTCAGTGCCATTAAAGACCCTGATGCTAATGGGAAAACATATGCATTAGTTGG GCCAAACCGGTATCTACTTCATGACTTGGTGGAGTACATATATGCCCTGGCCCACAGGCCTTATTTGGCTTACCCAATACCTCGCCCTCTCTATCA CCTAATCGCAAGATTTTTTGAGATGAACCCATTCGAGCCCTGGACGACCCGTGATAAAGTCGACCGG TTCCACACAACGGACATGAAGTACCTTGACCTCCCAGGACTGGAGGATTTGGGCATCACACCGTCCTCCATCGAGCAAAAGGCCATTGAAACGTTGCGTCGTCATCGCCGTTACCGCTACCTGGATGCGGAGATCGGAGAGACCAAGCCCGCCAAAACAGTCAGCTATTAA